From the genome of Populus alba chromosome 10, ASM523922v2, whole genome shotgun sequence, one region includes:
- the LOC118061581 gene encoding bifunctional aspartokinase/homoserine dehydrogenase 2, chloroplastic codes for MAFSAASISNTSRTLSTPSTTFSQLNNKISPSHFSSSLSLSPRSSPLRRGFVSQWGRMESLRGHVSSSVKAVLVDESKEKFKLLKGDMWSVHKFGGTCVGSSERIKNVADIILKDSSEGKLVVVSAMSKVTDMMYDLINKAQSRDDSYLSAVDAVFEKHRLTAMDLIDGDDLASFLSRLHHDINNLKAMLRAIYIAGHATESFSDFVVGHGELWTAQMLSYVVRKNGLDCEWMDTREVLIVNPSGSNQVDPDFVESEKRLEEWFSRHPSKTIVATGFIASTPQNIPTTLKRDGSDFSAAIVGALLRARQVTIWTDVDGVYSADPRKVSEAVILRTLSYQEAWEMSYFGANVLHPRTILPVMRYDIPIMIRNIFNLSAPGTMICRPAENEDSHKLESPVKGFATIDNVALVNVEGTGMAGVPGTASAIFGAVKDVGANVIMISQASSEHSVCFAVPEKEVTAVAEALKSRFHEALNAGRLSQVAVIRNCSILAAVGQKMASTPGVSATLFNALAKANINVRAIAQGCSEYNITVVIKREDCIRALRAVHSRFYLSKTTIAMGIIGPGLIGATLLDQLRDQAAFLKEDFNIDLRVMGITGSRTMLLSDVEIDLSKWRELVKDKGEVADLEKFTQHVHGNNFIPNTVLVDCTADSSVASCYHDWLRRGIHVITPNKKANSGPLDQYSKLRALQRQSYTHYFYEATVGAGLPIISTLRGLLETGDKILRIEGIFSGTLSYIFNNFIGTRAFSDVVTEAKQAGYTEPDPRDDLSGTDVARKVIILARESGLKLELSDIPVQSLVPQPLRASASVEEYMQRLPQFDSEMARERQEAEDAGDVLRYVGVVDAVSEEGRVELRRYKKDHPFAQLSGSDNIIAFTTTRYKEQPLIVRGPGAGAQVTAGGIFSDILRLASYLGAPS; via the exons ATGGCATTCTCCGCTGCTTCGATCTCCAATACTTCACGCACTCTCTCTACTCCTTCAACTACATTTTCTCAACTCAACAACAAGATCTCTCCTTCTCATTTCTCCTCGTCTTTATCTCTTTCTCCTCGCTCTTCTCCCTTGag gAGGGGTTTTGTTTCCCAGTGGGGAAGAATGGAGTCTTTGCGCGGCCATGTCTCGAGCTCAGTTAAAG CGGTTTTGGTGGATGAATCCAAGGAAAAGTTTAAACTTCTAAAAGGTGATATGTGGTCGGTTCATAAGTTTGGTGGTACTTGTGTGGGAAGCTCGGAGAGGATTAAGAATGTGGCAGATATCATTTTAAAGGACAGCTCAGAAGGGAAGTTGGTGGTTGTATCGGCCATGTCCAAGGTGACAGATATGATGTATGATCTCATAAACAAGGCCCAATCACGGGATGATTCCTATCTGTCTGCTGTTGATGCTGTTTTTGAAAAGCATAGATTAACAGCCATGGATCTTATTGATGGTGATGATCTTGCTAGCTTTTTGTCCCGGTTGCATCATGATATTAATAACCTCAAAGCCATGCTTCGTGCAATATACATAG CTGGTCATGCAACGGAGTCCTTCTCTGACTTTGTTGTAGGACATGGGGAGTTGTGGACTGCTCAGATGTTGTCATATGTTGTTAGAAAG AATGGGCTAGATTGTGAATGGATGGATACAAGAGAAGTGCTTATTGTAAATCCGTCTGGGTCTAATCAAGTTGATCCTGATTTTGTGGAATCGGAAAAAAGACTTGAAGAGTGGTTCTCTCGACATCCATCAAAGACAATAGTTGCAACTGGTTTCATAGCCAGTACACCGCAAAATATTCCCACAACTTTGAAGCGAGATGGAAGTGACTTCTCCGCAGCTATAGTGGGCGCTTTGTTGAGGGCTCGCCAAGTCACAATTTGGACAGACGTTGATGGGGTATACAGTGCAGACCCCAGAAAAG TTAGTGAGGCTGTAATACTACGGACATTGTCTTACCAAGAGGCGTGGGAAATG TCTTATTTTGGGGCAAATGTCTTACATCCCCGCACTATTTTGCCTGTAATGCGATATGACATACCCATTATGATAAGGAATATCTTTAACCTCTCTGCTCCTGGGACAATGATCTGCCGGCCTGCTGAGAATGAAGATAGCCATAAATTGGAGTCACCTGTCAAAGGTTTTGCAACTATTGACAATGTGGCTCTTGTGAATGTTGAGGG AACTGGAATGGCTGGTGTTCCTGGTACAGCTAGTGCCATTTTTGGTGCTGTCAAAGACGTGGGAGCTAATGTCATTATGATATCACAG GCTAGTAGCGAGCATTCTGTGTGCTTTGCTGTGCCTGAGAAAGAAGTGACAGCTGTTGCTGAGGCTTTGAAGTCTAGATTTCATGAAGCTTTGAATGCTGGGCGTCTTTCCCAG GTTGCAGTCATTCGAAATTGTAGCATTTTAGCAGCAGTTGGCCAGAAAATGGCTAGCACACCTGGAGTCAGTGCTACTCTTTTCAATGCCCTGGCGAAG GCTAATATTAATGTTCGTGCCATAGCTCAAGGTTGCTCTGAATACAATATTACAGTTGTTATTAAGCGTGAAGATTGTATAAGGGCTTTAAGAGCTGTTCACTCGAGGTTTTATCTCTCAAAGACCACGATAGCTATGGGAATTATTGGACCTGGTTTGATCGGTGCCACATTACTTGACCAGCTCAGGGATCAG GCAGCATTCCTTAAGGAAGATTTTAACATTGATTTGCGCGTTATGGGAATCACTGGCTCAAGAACAATGCTTTTGAGTGATGT AGAAATTGACTTGTCAAAATGGAGAGAACTTGTAAAGGATAAAGGAGAAGTGGCTGACCTGGAGAAATTCACTCAACATGTGCatggaaataattttattcCAAATACTGTTTTGGTAGACTGTACAGCAGACTCTAGTGTTGCAAGTTGTTATCATGATTGGCTGCGGAGAGGAATTCACGTAATCACCCCAAACAAAAAGGCAAATTCAGGACCTCTTGATCAG TATTCAAAATTGAGAGCTCTGCAAAGGCAATCCTATACGCATTACTTTTATGAAGCAACTGTCGGAGCTGGCCTTCCAATTATTAGCACTTTACGGGGTCTCCTTGAAACTGGGGATAAAATTCTGCGCATTGAAGGGATTTTCAG TGGAACTTTGAGTTATATTTTCAACAATTTCATAGGCACGCGAGCATTTAGTGATGTGGTGACAGAGGCAAAGCAGGCAGGATATACTGAACCTGATCCAAGGGATGATCTATCTGGAACAGATGTTGCCAGAAAG GTTATCATTCTTGCACGAGAATCTGGTTTAAAGTTGGAGCTTTCTGATATCCCTGTTCAAAGTCTTGTCCCTCAACCACTGAGA GCTAGTGCATCTGTTGAAGAATATATGCAGCGGTTGCCACAATTTGACAGTGAAATGGCTAGGGAGAGACAAGAGGCTGAGGATGCAGGGGAT GTCTTGAGATACGTTGGGGTGGTCGATGCGGTGAGTGAAGAAGGGCGTGTTGAGTTGCGAAGATATAAGAAAGATCACCCATTTGCTCAGCTCTCTGGTTCTGATAACATCATAGCTTTCACAACTACAAGGTATAAAGAACAGCCCCTGATTGTCCGAGGGCCCGGTGCTGGGGCTCAAGTGACAGCTGGTGGAATATTCAGCGACATATTGCGACTGGCCTCCTATCTTGGTGCTCCATCATAG
- the LOC118061580 gene encoding uncharacterized protein: MDKYGSHTFLHALEREGEEMESASNKIPIATLPKRHSHRLLFDRRYGWVFDEWKDPSEEALSGGRGMFCILPLAKAFLKTASQSVDHAANFAVKVFDSPDLLSPQALQTSLSNQLNKFKSSIKKTEYNRFALEEHSLQAPTSPPRLLFENKKSQID; the protein is encoded by the exons ATGGATAAATATGGCAGCCATACATTCCTCCATGCTctagagagagagggggaggagATGGAGTCAGCAAGCAACAAAATCCCCATTGCTACTTTGCCAAAACGACATTCACATCGCCTCTTATTTGATCGCCGTTACGGTTGGGT ATTCGATGAATGGAAAGACCCATCAGAGGAAGCTTTATCCGGAGGCAGAGGAAT GTTTTGCATATTGCCTCTAGCTAAAGCTTTCTTGAAGACAGCATCACAGTCG GTTGACCATGCAGCAAACTTTGCTGTTAAAGTTTTTGACAGTCCAGATCTTCTCTCCCCTCAAGCACTGCAGACCAGTCTCAGCAATCAGCTAAACAAATTCAAgtcttccataaaaaaaacagaatacaATCGTTTTGCTCTCGAAGAACATTCATTACAAGCCCCCACTTCCCCTCCACGTCtgctatttgaaaataaaaaatctcagaTCGATTGA